DNA sequence from the Asticcacaulis sp. AND118 genome:
TCTGAACCGCATGGGCCGTGTCTCGACGCTGGAGGATACCCCTTCGGTTCGCGGCATGATCGCCAAGGTCGCGCACCTCATCGAAATCGTTGAGTAAGCGCCCCGCATCAAACCGGAAAGTGTTCTGCGG
Encoded proteins:
- the rpmD gene encoding 50S ribosomal protein L30, which encodes MAQVTVKQTGSPIRRTKDQRATLVGLGLNRMGRVSTLEDTPSVRGMIAKVAHLIEIVE